In Streptomyces sp. NBC_00483, a single window of DNA contains:
- a CDS encoding sulfurtransferase, with product MTVTTTVAELRELLASDAPPALLDVRWALGDPHGREHYAEGHIPGAVYVDLETELASAPTARGGRHPLPPIDRLQDAARRWGLRRDRPVVVYDDLGNTAAARAWWLLRYAGLDRVTLLDGALGAWRSAGLLLESGQPAAPPRGDVVLREGALPLTDADGAAELAASGLLLDARAGERYRGEVEPVDPRAGHIPGAVSAPTGENLAADGTFLPADELRKRFAELGADAAGPGPYATGPGADTAEPGADTAEPGDDAAEPGANSAPRIGVYCGSGVTAAHEIAALEIAGFRAVLFPGSWSAWSTDPDRPATKGERP from the coding sequence GCTCGCCTCCGACGCTCCCCCAGCCCTGCTCGACGTCCGCTGGGCGCTGGGCGACCCGCACGGCCGCGAGCACTACGCCGAGGGGCACATCCCGGGCGCCGTGTACGTCGACCTGGAGACGGAGCTGGCGTCCGCTCCGACCGCGCGGGGCGGCCGCCATCCGCTGCCACCGATCGACCGACTCCAGGACGCCGCGCGCCGCTGGGGCCTGCGGCGGGACCGGCCCGTCGTCGTCTACGACGACCTGGGCAACACCGCCGCGGCGCGGGCCTGGTGGCTGCTGCGGTACGCGGGCCTGGACCGGGTGACGCTGCTGGACGGCGCGCTCGGCGCCTGGCGCTCCGCCGGTCTGCTGTTGGAATCGGGCCAACCCGCCGCCCCGCCGCGGGGCGATGTCGTCCTGCGCGAGGGCGCGCTGCCGCTCACCGACGCCGACGGGGCGGCCGAACTCGCGGCATCCGGGCTGCTGTTGGACGCCCGGGCCGGTGAGCGGTACCGCGGCGAGGTGGAGCCCGTCGACCCGCGCGCCGGACACATTCCGGGCGCGGTGTCCGCGCCGACCGGCGAGAACCTGGCGGCGGACGGCACGTTCCTGCCCGCCGACGAGCTGCGCAAGCGCTTCGCGGAGCTGGGGGCCGACGCGGCCGGGCCAGGCCCCTACGCGACCGGGCCGGGTGCCGACACGGCCGAGCCAGGTGCCGACACGGCCGAGCCGGGTGACGACGCGGCCGAGCCGGGCGCGAATTCCGCACCCCGCATCGGTGTCTACTGCGGCTCCGGTGTCACCGCGGCCCACGAGATCGCCGCCCTGGAGATCGCCGGGTTCCGTGCCGTCCTCTTCCCCGGCTCCTGGTCCGCCTGGTCCACCGACCCCGACCGCCCTGCCACGAAGGGAGAGCGGCCATGA
- a CDS encoding ABC transporter permease, which translates to MTTDHLDAAVLPPPADHPPAPSARVTIRGTAKTGRRLAVPRSVRRAAGPVGLVVLWFLASATGVLPESVLASPVDVVRQAVELTRSGELPDAVAASGRRAATGFLIGGSVALALSLLAGLFRLGEDVVDSSMGMFRAIPWVGLIPLFIVWFGIEETPKIALVALGVTYPLYFNIYGGIRSTDAQLVEAARMMGLGKLGLIKYVILPSALPGALVGLRYALSTAWLALVFAEQINADAGLGYLMSNAQQYFRTDVIVLCLVVYALLGLVCDFAVRILSRRLLAWRANFEGEA; encoded by the coding sequence ATGACGACGGACCACCTGGACGCCGCGGTCCTGCCACCTCCCGCGGACCATCCGCCCGCGCCGTCCGCCCGTGTCACCATCCGTGGCACCGCGAAGACCGGCCGCCGCCTCGCCGTGCCACGTTCCGTGCGCCGGGCCGCGGGACCGGTCGGGCTCGTCGTCCTCTGGTTCCTGGCCTCGGCCACCGGTGTGCTCCCGGAGTCGGTGCTCGCCTCGCCCGTGGACGTCGTGCGGCAGGCCGTCGAACTCACCCGCAGCGGCGAACTGCCCGACGCCGTCGCCGCGTCCGGCCGCAGGGCCGCCACCGGATTCCTGATCGGCGGTTCGGTGGCGCTGGCGCTGTCGCTGCTGGCGGGGCTCTTCCGGCTCGGCGAGGACGTGGTCGACTCCTCGATGGGCATGTTCCGGGCCATCCCCTGGGTGGGTCTCATCCCGCTGTTCATCGTGTGGTTCGGCATCGAGGAGACGCCGAAGATCGCGCTGGTCGCGCTCGGCGTGACGTACCCCCTGTACTTCAACATCTACGGCGGCATCCGCTCCACGGACGCCCAACTCGTCGAGGCCGCCCGGATGATGGGGCTCGGCAAGCTCGGCCTGATCAAATACGTGATCCTGCCGAGCGCACTGCCCGGCGCGCTCGTCGGACTGCGGTACGCGCTGTCGACCGCCTGGCTCGCCCTCGTCTTCGCCGAGCAGATCAACGCGGACGCCGGTCTCGGCTATCTGATGAGCAACGCCCAGCAGTACTTCCGTACGGACGTCATCGTGCTCTGCCTCGTCGTGTACGCGCTGCTCGGCCTCGTCTGCGACTTCGCCGTACGGATCCTTTCGCGCCGGCTGCTCGCCTGGCGCGCCAACTTCGAGGGCGAGGCATGA
- a CDS encoding ABC transporter ATP-binding protein, with amino-acid sequence MTPMADTVTKTETETGTGTGTGTHTTVNSVEIRGLSRAFDGHTVLHDLDLDLREGEFVAPLGHSGCGKSTLLRILAGLDEEIGGEVTVPARRSAAFQSPRLLPWLKTWRNVVLGLPGRPDRALADKALAEVGIAERATVWPKTLSGGQAQRVSLARALVREPELLLLDEPFGALDALTRGRVQQLVAELWERHGCAILLVTHDVEEALLLADRVLVMDEGRIAHELTVDLPRPRDLTAPEFVTLRARLLNWLGVTGTLEGTPS; translated from the coding sequence ATGACCCCCATGGCCGACACCGTCACCAAAACCGAAACCGAAACCGGCACCGGCACCGGCACCGGCACGCACACCACGGTCAACAGCGTTGAGATACGCGGCCTTTCGCGGGCCTTCGACGGTCACACCGTCCTGCACGACCTGGATCTCGACCTGCGCGAGGGCGAGTTCGTGGCGCCGCTCGGGCACAGCGGCTGCGGCAAGTCGACGCTGCTGAGGATTCTCGCCGGCCTGGACGAGGAGATCGGCGGCGAGGTGACCGTGCCCGCGCGGCGCAGTGCCGCCTTCCAGTCACCGCGGCTGCTGCCCTGGCTGAAGACATGGCGCAACGTCGTGCTCGGGCTGCCGGGCCGGCCCGACCGGGCGCTCGCCGACAAGGCCCTCGCCGAGGTGGGCATCGCGGAGCGCGCCACCGTCTGGCCCAAGACGCTCTCCGGCGGCCAGGCCCAACGTGTCTCCCTGGCCCGTGCCCTGGTCCGCGAGCCCGAACTGCTGCTCCTGGACGAGCCGTTCGGCGCCCTGGACGCGCTCACCCGGGGCCGGGTCCAGCAGCTGGTGGCCGAGCTGTGGGAGCGGCACGGCTGCGCGATCCTCCTGGTCACGCACGACGTGGAGGAGGCGCTGCTGCTCGCCGACCGGGTCCTGGTGATGGACGAGGGGCGCATCGCCCACGAGCTCACCGTCGACCTGCCCCGCCCCCGCGATCTGACCGCCCCCGAGTTCGTGACCCTGCGCGCCCGCCTCCTCAACTGGCTCGGCGTGACCGGCACCCTGGAAGGAACCCCGTCGTGA
- a CDS encoding ABC transporter substrate-binding protein, protein MIRRIAAAALSLTALVSLTACGADSSADAAAEDGRATLTIGDQAKTLQTMFAASGALKGAKYKVKWAEFEGAAPLYQAVQAGAADTGYSADLPALQALSGGLKIKNIAALKNDGSHVGIVVRKGSGIDSVKDLKGQKVVVSSAKGSISEYLLANVLKQHGLSYRDVKVQYLLPTDAQAAFASGKVKIWATFGVYQTVGLQQGGKLLVDGQDGRVSGIGFVNASDDALADSSKKAALTDFVKRLGTALKWTSTHKDAYAKAIVEHNGADPSVAKTLASGAYGKVLPVSSDVNETVQDVADLMNGIGVLNPNVDVAKSADTSLLK, encoded by the coding sequence GTGATCCGCAGAATCGCAGCCGCCGCCCTGAGCCTCACCGCCCTTGTCTCGCTCACCGCTTGTGGCGCGGACTCCTCCGCGGACGCCGCCGCCGAGGACGGCCGGGCCACCCTCACCATCGGCGACCAGGCGAAGACCCTGCAGACCATGTTCGCCGCGTCGGGCGCCCTCAAGGGGGCGAAGTACAAGGTGAAGTGGGCCGAGTTCGAGGGCGCGGCGCCGCTGTACCAGGCGGTGCAGGCGGGCGCCGCGGACACCGGGTACTCCGCCGACCTGCCGGCGCTTCAGGCGCTCAGCGGCGGGCTGAAGATCAAGAACATCGCCGCCCTGAAGAACGACGGCTCGCACGTGGGCATCGTCGTCCGCAAGGGTTCCGGCATCGACAGCGTCAAGGACCTCAAGGGCCAGAAGGTCGTGGTGTCCTCGGCGAAGGGCAGCATCTCGGAGTATCTGCTGGCCAATGTCCTCAAGCAGCACGGGCTCAGTTACCGGGACGTCAAGGTGCAGTATCTGCTGCCGACCGACGCGCAGGCCGCGTTCGCCTCCGGGAAGGTCAAGATCTGGGCCACCTTCGGCGTCTACCAGACCGTGGGCCTCCAGCAGGGCGGCAAGCTCCTCGTCGACGGACAGGACGGCCGGGTCAGCGGGATCGGCTTCGTCAACGCCTCCGACGACGCTCTGGCCGACTCCTCGAAGAAGGCCGCGCTCACCGACTTCGTGAAGCGTCTCGGCACGGCCCTCAAGTGGACCAGCACGCACAAGGACGCCTACGCCAAGGCCATCGTCGAGCACAACGGCGCCGACCCCTCCGTGGCGAAGACCCTGGCATCGGGGGCGTACGGCAAGGTCCTGCCGGTCTCCTCCGATGTGAACGAGACCGTCCAGGACGTCGCCGACCTCATGAACGGGATCGGTGTCCTGAACCCGAACGTCGACGTGGCGAAGTCGGCGGACACCTCGCTGCTCAAGTGA
- a CDS encoding LLM class flavin-dependent oxidoreductase: MPVEFISAVHTDSGASGPAAASRTGFDPAYLRRYARALDDGGFDHTLVAYHSASPDALQVAQFVATHTERIRPILAHRPGVVFPTHAARALATLDRISDGRLSLHIISGGSDEEQHREGDYLNKTERYERSDEYIRILRKVWQSEGPVSHEGKYFRFEGYHSDVKPVNGLVPISVGGSSQDAYRVGGQQGDIFGLWGEPLKETAEQIAAVNAVADAAGRPHPRIWVSFRPIVAPTDELAWEKAHRTLGALQDQARNTELLRHYRTTGRPANVGSQRLLDVAGRGEVHDRCLWTAPAVATNAAGASTALVGSPETVAQALLDYVDIGCDLLSIRGYDPLNDAIDYARHVVPLVRQELAHRATTRAA, translated from the coding sequence ATGCCTGTCGAGTTCATCAGCGCCGTCCACACCGATTCCGGCGCCTCCGGTCCCGCCGCCGCGAGCCGCACCGGCTTCGACCCCGCCTATCTGCGCAGGTACGCCCGCGCCCTGGACGACGGGGGCTTCGACCACACCCTGGTCGCCTACCACTCGGCCTCTCCGGACGCCCTCCAGGTCGCCCAGTTCGTCGCCACGCACACCGAGCGCATCCGGCCGATCCTGGCCCATCGGCCGGGCGTCGTCTTCCCCACCCACGCGGCCCGCGCCCTGGCCACCCTCGACCGGATCAGCGACGGGCGGCTGTCGCTGCACATCATCTCCGGCGGCAGCGACGAGGAGCAGCACCGCGAGGGTGACTACCTCAACAAGACGGAGCGGTACGAGCGTTCGGACGAGTACATCCGGATCCTGCGCAAGGTGTGGCAGTCCGAAGGACCCGTCTCGCACGAGGGCAAGTACTTCCGCTTCGAGGGCTACCACTCGGACGTGAAGCCCGTGAACGGGCTCGTGCCGATCTCCGTCGGCGGCTCCTCCCAGGACGCCTACCGGGTCGGCGGACAGCAGGGCGACATCTTCGGCCTGTGGGGCGAGCCGCTGAAGGAGACGGCCGAGCAGATCGCCGCCGTGAACGCGGTCGCGGACGCGGCCGGGCGCCCGCATCCACGCATCTGGGTGTCGTTCCGCCCCATCGTCGCGCCCACCGACGAGCTGGCCTGGGAGAAGGCGCACCGCACGCTGGGGGCGCTCCAGGACCAGGCACGCAACACCGAGTTGCTCCGCCACTACCGCACCACGGGCCGCCCCGCCAATGTCGGCTCCCAACGGCTCCTGGACGTCGCCGGGCGCGGCGAGGTCCACGACCGCTGCCTGTGGACCGCTCCCGCCGTCGCCACCAACGCCGCGGGCGCCTCGACCGCCCTCGTCGGCTCGCCCGAGACAGTCGCGCAGGCGCTGCTCGACTACGTCGACATCGGCTGCGACCTGCTGTCGATCCGCGGCTACGACCCGCTCAACGATGCGATCGACTACGCCCGTCACGTGGTGCCACTGGTACGCCAGGAGCTCGCCCACCGGGCCACGACCCGCGCCGCCTGA
- a CDS encoding FAD-binding oxidoreductase, giving the protein MTTAPQRTASATLLGLLARDLPPDRLSTDPAALAAHTTDRSGTRPDGEPLAVVHARHTQDVALALRHAQALRVPVVPRGAGTGLSGGATADEGSLVLDLSRMDRILELDAFDQVAVVEPGVITAELDRAAGAHGLRYAPDPASAALSTIGGNIATNAGGLRCAKYGVTRDSVLGLEAVLADGTVVTTGRRTVKGVTGYDLTALLTGSEGTLAVITGATLRLRPVPVAVATLAAYFPTFEAAAEASYAIARAGVEPALAELVDGPVLQAIDPALRERGAALLLVQCDGAGAAVEAAAIARLIAPSATSVETTEDPAESEALLAARRLALPALEKLGRPLIEDIAVPRSRLAEAVREIRAISARHDVPVFTIAHAADGNLHPIVVVDRALDQLPDAAWEAAGEIFALALRLGGTLTGEHGVGLLKRQWVAEELGPASHALQRGLKEVFDPRGILNPGKAL; this is encoded by the coding sequence ATGACCACCGCACCCCAACGAACCGCCTCCGCCACCCTCCTCGGGCTGCTCGCCCGCGACCTGCCTCCCGACCGGCTGAGCACCGACCCGGCGGCCCTCGCCGCACACACCACCGACCGCTCCGGCACCCGCCCGGACGGGGAACCCCTGGCCGTGGTGCACGCCCGGCACACGCAGGACGTGGCACTCGCCCTGCGGCACGCCCAGGCACTGCGCGTGCCGGTGGTGCCGCGCGGGGCCGGTACCGGCCTGTCGGGCGGAGCCACCGCCGACGAGGGCTCCCTGGTCCTCGACCTCTCCCGGATGGACCGGATCCTCGAACTCGACGCCTTCGACCAGGTGGCCGTCGTGGAACCCGGCGTCATCACCGCGGAGTTGGACCGGGCGGCCGGTGCGCACGGGCTGCGGTACGCGCCCGACCCGGCGAGCGCGGCCCTGTCCACCATCGGCGGGAACATCGCCACCAACGCGGGCGGCCTTCGCTGCGCCAAGTACGGGGTGACCCGCGACAGCGTCCTCGGCCTGGAGGCGGTGCTCGCCGACGGAACGGTGGTCACCACAGGCCGCCGTACCGTCAAGGGCGTCACCGGTTACGACCTGACCGCGCTGCTCACCGGCTCGGAGGGCACCCTCGCGGTGATCACCGGGGCGACCCTGCGCCTGCGGCCCGTCCCGGTGGCGGTGGCCACGCTGGCCGCGTACTTCCCCACCTTCGAGGCGGCCGCCGAGGCCTCGTACGCGATCGCGCGGGCCGGCGTCGAGCCCGCGCTGGCCGAACTGGTCGACGGCCCGGTGCTGCAGGCCATCGACCCGGCGCTGCGGGAGCGGGGTGCCGCGCTGCTGCTCGTGCAGTGCGACGGGGCGGGCGCGGCGGTGGAGGCCGCGGCGATCGCCCGGCTGATCGCTCCTTCGGCCACCTCGGTGGAGACCACCGAGGACCCGGCCGAGTCGGAAGCACTGCTGGCCGCCCGCCGCCTGGCGCTGCCCGCGCTCGAGAAGCTCGGCCGCCCGCTCATCGAGGACATCGCCGTGCCACGCTCCCGACTCGCGGAGGCGGTGCGGGAGATCCGGGCGATCTCCGCGCGCCATGACGTGCCCGTGTTCACCATCGCGCACGCGGCCGACGGCAATCTGCACCCGATCGTCGTCGTGGACCGGGCCCTGGACCAACTGCCGGACGCCGCGTGGGAGGCGGCCGGCGAGATCTTCGCCCTGGCACTGCGGCTCGGCGGGACGCTCACCGGGGAGCACGGGGTGGGCCTGCTGAAGCGGCAGTGGGTCGCCGAGGAACTCGGCCCCGCGTCCCACGCGTTGCAGCGCGGCCTCAAGGAGGTGTTCGACCCGCGGGGCATCCTCAACCCCGGAAAGGCCCTGTGA
- a CDS encoding N-formylglutamate amidohydrolase, with protein MATPPHRLHPGDPDSPVLLHVPHASREIPERVRSRLLLDDAALEHELDLITDAHTEAVAERAARAASVTPWCFVNERSRLVVDPERFPDEREEMRSVGMGAVYTRTTHRDPLRPEPPADEQALLDTYFHPYAQAMTQAVADRLAATGRAVVIDVHSYPSRALPYELHGSDPRPPVCLGTDPFHTPDTLLARAREAFAPYGDTAVNTPFAGAYVPLTYYGTEPRVTALMLELRRDRYLDEPVTPNDGLAKAADALTRLIDAVSAG; from the coding sequence ATGGCCACACCGCCCCACCGCCTGCACCCCGGCGACCCGGACTCCCCGGTGCTCCTGCACGTACCGCATGCCTCCCGTGAGATCCCGGAGCGGGTGCGTTCACGACTCCTGCTGGACGACGCCGCCCTCGAACACGAGCTGGACCTCATCACCGACGCCCACACCGAGGCCGTCGCGGAACGCGCCGCGCGGGCCGCGTCCGTCACACCCTGGTGCTTCGTCAACGAGCGCTCGCGTCTGGTCGTCGACCCGGAGCGGTTCCCCGACGAACGCGAGGAGATGCGGTCGGTCGGCATGGGCGCGGTCTACACACGCACCACACACCGCGATCCACTGCGCCCCGAACCCCCGGCGGACGAGCAGGCCTTGCTCGACACGTACTTCCACCCCTACGCCCAGGCCATGACGCAAGCAGTGGCGGACCGCCTGGCCGCGACCGGCCGGGCGGTCGTCATCGACGTCCACTCCTACCCGAGCCGGGCCCTGCCCTACGAACTGCACGGCAGCGACCCGCGCCCACCGGTCTGCCTGGGCACCGACCCGTTCCACACACCGGACACCCTCCTCGCCCGGGCCCGCGAGGCCTTCGCCCCGTACGGCGACACGGCCGTGAACACACCCTTCGCGGGCGCGTACGTCCCCCTGACGTACTACGGCACGGAGCCCCGCGTCACCGCCCTCATGCTGGAACTGCGCCGCGACCGCTACCTCGACGAGCCGGTCACCCCGAACGACGGACTGGCGAAGGCCGCCGACGCGCTCACGCGCCTGATCGACGCGGTGTCCGCCGGCTGA
- a CDS encoding CocE/NonD family hydrolase: MPEAPAELVRHLWIPLADGTRLAARVWLPEGPARPAPAILEYIPYRKNDGTADRDNSLHARFAASGYAAVRVDLRGSGDSDGLMLDEYAQQELDDGVEVIAWLAEQEWCDGTVGMIGKSWGGFNGLQIAALRPPALKAIVTVCSTDDRYADDVHYTGGSLIASEMLPWASTMLAYNARPADPAVVGDAWRERWLERMADTPVYVEEWLRHQTRDAFWKHGSVCEDFGAIEAPVLAVGGWYDPYCGAVLRLLEGVSNAPVRALVGPWAHTYPHQAAPGPAIDFHGEVVRWFDQFLRGKDTGALEDPALRAWLPEWAAPGGDREQRPGRWVAEQQWPSERIERQEFALAGESAGEAVEHDPLRFRDAHLDSTRVLGTAGGSWLQFGDAAGQFGPQGGDDGLAHCFTTAPLDERAEILGAPSVTLRVSADRPAAQLAVRLNDVAPDGSSRLITRGLLNLTHREGHEETLPLEPGQAYDVSVPLVATAHAFAPGHRIRVAVSSSYWPLAWPSPEPVTVTLHPSPATALHLPVRPPTDADDELRPYGEPQPDLPVELSTSGEGTSRRIEHDPVTGRTVVELVIRDGQFKDLTDGLWKRGDAVDRFSLTEGDPSSAVVECERTEEGGRGDWHWKVVTHSRMTADASAFTVVNTLTAYEGDTRVFDRTTDAVIPRQGV, translated from the coding sequence TTGCCCGAAGCACCTGCAGAACTCGTGCGCCACCTGTGGATCCCGCTCGCCGACGGCACGCGGCTCGCCGCCCGTGTCTGGCTCCCGGAGGGCCCCGCACGCCCGGCGCCCGCGATCCTCGAGTACATCCCGTACCGCAAGAACGACGGGACGGCCGACCGCGACAACAGCCTGCACGCCCGCTTCGCCGCGTCCGGCTACGCCGCCGTCCGCGTCGACCTGCGCGGCAGCGGCGACTCCGACGGGCTGATGCTCGACGAGTACGCGCAGCAGGAGCTGGACGACGGTGTCGAGGTCATCGCGTGGCTCGCCGAGCAGGAGTGGTGCGACGGCACCGTGGGCATGATCGGCAAGTCGTGGGGCGGCTTCAACGGCCTCCAGATCGCGGCCCTGCGCCCGCCCGCGCTCAAGGCGATCGTGACGGTCTGCTCGACGGACGACCGGTACGCCGACGACGTGCACTACACGGGCGGTTCGCTGATCGCCTCCGAGATGCTGCCGTGGGCGTCGACGATGCTCGCCTACAACGCGCGGCCCGCCGACCCCGCCGTGGTCGGCGACGCCTGGCGCGAGCGGTGGCTGGAGCGGATGGCGGACACCCCGGTGTACGTCGAGGAGTGGCTGCGGCACCAGACCCGCGACGCCTTCTGGAAGCACGGCTCGGTGTGCGAGGACTTCGGGGCGATCGAGGCGCCGGTGCTCGCGGTGGGCGGCTGGTACGACCCGTACTGCGGCGCCGTACTGCGCCTCCTCGAAGGGGTGAGCAACGCTCCGGTGCGGGCGCTCGTCGGGCCGTGGGCACACACGTATCCGCACCAGGCGGCGCCCGGGCCCGCGATCGACTTCCACGGTGAAGTGGTGCGCTGGTTCGACCAGTTCCTGCGCGGCAAGGACACCGGGGCCCTGGAGGATCCGGCGCTGCGCGCATGGCTGCCCGAGTGGGCGGCGCCCGGCGGCGATCGCGAGCAGCGGCCCGGCCGGTGGGTGGCCGAGCAGCAGTGGCCGTCGGAGCGCATCGAGCGGCAGGAGTTCGCGCTGGCCGGCGAGTCGGCGGGCGAGGCGGTCGAGCACGACCCGCTGCGCTTCAGGGACGCGCACCTCGACAGCACGCGCGTGCTCGGCACTGCGGGCGGCAGCTGGCTCCAATTCGGTGACGCGGCCGGGCAGTTCGGCCCGCAGGGCGGCGACGACGGGCTCGCGCACTGCTTCACCACCGCGCCGCTCGACGAGCGCGCGGAGATCCTCGGCGCACCGTCCGTAACGCTGCGGGTGAGCGCCGACCGGCCCGCCGCGCAGCTCGCGGTGCGGCTCAACGATGTGGCTCCGGACGGCAGTTCGCGGCTCATCACGCGCGGCCTGCTCAACCTCACGCACCGCGAGGGCCACGAGGAGACGCTGCCGCTGGAGCCCGGGCAGGCCTACGACGTGAGCGTGCCGCTGGTGGCGACCGCGCACGCCTTCGCGCCCGGCCACCGCATCCGGGTCGCGGTCTCGTCCTCGTACTGGCCGCTGGCCTGGCCGTCCCCCGAGCCGGTCACGGTCACCCTGCACCCCTCCCCCGCCACCGCGCTCCACCTGCCGGTCCGGCCGCCGACGGACGCGGACGACGAGCTTCGCCCCTACGGGGAGCCGCAGCCGGACCTGCCGGTCGAGCTGTCCACGTCCGGTGAGGGCACCTCGCGGCGGATCGAGCACGACCCGGTCACCGGCCGCACGGTCGTCGAACTCGTCATTCGTGACGGGCAGTTCAAGGACCTCACCGACGGCCTGTGGAAGCGCGGCGACGCCGTCGATCGCTTCTCGCTCACCGAGGGCGACCCGTCCTCCGCCGTCGTGGAGTGCGAGCGCACCGAGGAGGGCGGGCGCGGCGACTGGCACTGGAAGGTCGTCACGCACAGCCGGATGACCGCCGACGCCTCCGCGTTCACCGTCGTCAACACCCTCACCGCCTACGAAGGGGACACCCGCGTCTTCGACCGCACCACGGACGCAGTGATTCCCCGGCAGGGAGTCTGA
- a CDS encoding ABC transporter substrate-binding protein produces MRRRTFLTGSLGVVAAAGVATATGSAAGTGPVITVGSKQFTESWVMGELYAQILRKRGFDVVLKSNVGSADLIDRALRNGQIDLYPEYTGVILQTFAMPKHMPTTARDTYEAAKKFEAGRGISLLPPTPFQNRNAVAVRTADARKHKLKTVGDLKRLGKISYAEYPDNITGPLGFDAVVKAYGLHDMKVRPLNIGLQYPALKNGDVDAADVFTTDPQLRRYDFTILDDDQAIFGFQNVSPVVRTSLVEKYGKRLTEPLNAVDELLTEEAMQALNEAAAMMRLSPAKVADRFLRANKLI; encoded by the coding sequence ATGCGCAGACGCACGTTCCTGACCGGCTCGCTCGGTGTCGTCGCGGCCGCCGGAGTGGCCACGGCCACCGGGTCGGCCGCCGGCACGGGCCCCGTGATCACGGTCGGCTCCAAGCAGTTCACCGAGTCGTGGGTGATGGGCGAGCTGTACGCCCAGATCCTGCGCAAGCGCGGCTTCGACGTCGTCCTCAAGTCCAACGTGGGCAGCGCCGACCTCATCGACCGCGCGCTGCGCAACGGGCAGATCGACCTGTACCCGGAGTACACGGGCGTCATTCTGCAGACGTTCGCGATGCCCAAGCACATGCCGACGACGGCGCGCGACACATACGAGGCGGCGAAGAAGTTCGAGGCGGGGCGCGGGATCTCGCTGCTGCCGCCGACGCCCTTCCAGAACCGCAACGCCGTCGCCGTGCGCACCGCCGACGCCCGCAAGCACAAGCTGAAGACCGTCGGCGACCTCAAGCGTCTGGGGAAGATCTCGTACGCCGAGTACCCCGACAACATCACGGGACCGCTCGGCTTCGACGCCGTCGTCAAGGCGTACGGGCTGCACGACATGAAGGTGCGGCCGCTCAACATCGGCCTGCAGTACCCGGCACTGAAGAACGGGGACGTGGACGCGGCCGACGTGTTCACCACCGACCCTCAGCTGCGCCGCTACGACTTCACCATCCTCGACGACGACCAGGCCATCTTCGGGTTCCAGAACGTCTCCCCCGTCGTGCGCACGTCCCTCGTCGAGAAGTACGGCAAGCGGCTCACCGAACCGCTGAACGCCGTCGACGAGTTGCTCACGGAGGAAGCCATGCAGGCCCTGAACGAGGCCGCCGCGATGATGCGGCTGAGCCCGGCGAAGGTCGCCGACCGGTTCCTGAGAGCGAACAAGCTGATATGA
- a CDS encoding ABC transporter ATP-binding protein, giving the protein MQTAGAADDIVFDSATKTYDGTGEPAVDALSLTVPAGEICVLLGASGCGKTTALTLVNRLTELTSGDIRIGGSSIREQDVIELRRGIGYVIQQAGLFPHLTIEENVATVPQVLGWKKPRIAERSRELLELVGLPHKEYAHRYPSQLSGGQRQRVGIARALAADPPIMLMDEPFGALDPVTREHVQDEFLRLQEQVQKTTLFVSHDIDEAVRMGDRIAILAKGGKLLQYDTPERILREPADDYVARFVGTDRGLKALTLRTLGDLKLEPADEDGSDDVLRTSDTLRTALSVLMAGGAERLSVTDEAGKPVGSVTVELIREAA; this is encoded by the coding sequence ATGCAGACCGCTGGCGCCGCCGACGACATAGTTTTCGACTCGGCCACCAAGACGTACGACGGCACGGGCGAGCCCGCGGTCGACGCGCTGTCCCTGACCGTCCCCGCGGGCGAGATCTGTGTCCTGCTCGGCGCCTCCGGGTGCGGCAAGACGACCGCGCTCACCCTCGTCAACCGGCTCACCGAACTGACGAGCGGGGACATCCGGATCGGCGGCAGCAGCATCCGCGAGCAGGACGTCATCGAACTGCGGCGCGGCATCGGCTACGTCATCCAACAGGCCGGTCTCTTCCCGCACTTGACGATCGAGGAGAACGTCGCGACGGTGCCGCAGGTGCTCGGCTGGAAGAAGCCGAGGATCGCGGAGCGCTCGCGCGAGCTGCTCGAACTGGTCGGCCTCCCGCACAAGGAGTACGCCCACCGCTACCCCTCGCAGCTCTCCGGCGGCCAGCGCCAACGCGTCGGCATCGCACGGGCGTTGGCGGCAGACCCGCCCATCATGCTGATGGACGAGCCGTTCGGCGCGCTCGACCCGGTGACGCGCGAGCACGTGCAGGACGAGTTCCTGCGCCTCCAGGAGCAGGTGCAGAAGACGACGCTGTTCGTCAGCCACGACATCGACGAGGCCGTCCGCATGGGCGACCGCATCGCGATCCTCGCCAAGGGCGGCAAGCTGCTCCAGTACGACACCCCGGAGCGGATCCTGCGCGAGCCCGCCGACGACTACGTGGCCCGCTTCGTCGGCACGGACCGTGGGCTGAAGGCGCTGACCCTGCGCACGCTCGGCGACCTGAAGCTGGAGCCGGCGGACGAGGACGGGTCCGACGACGTGCTGCGCACGAGCGACACACTGCGCACCGCCCTGTCGGTGCTGATGGCCGGCGGCGCCGAGCGGCTGTCCGTCACGGACGAGGCCGGAAAGCCGGTGGGCTCCGTCACCGTCGAGCTCATACGGGAGGCGGCGTGA